The following proteins are encoded in a genomic region of Nitrospiraceae bacterium:
- a CDS encoding filamentous hemagglutinin N-terminal domain-containing protein encodes MAVIIRHHKMVLSIGCVVTSLTIASLGLANPTNPTVAAGQAQISGLGTSAVTIHQATQQAVINWQQFNIAPNEVTRFIQPNVSAVALNRIFDQNPSQILGSLQANGNVILLNPNGILFGPNAQVNVGGLIASSLNLTNANFLSGNYLFQGTGAEGWVKNAGSIQGATGVYLLAPNVENSGIITSPGGNIVLGAGATAYLSNRPDGHGFLAEITAPTGQAVNLKDLIADGGDITVAGRVVNQQGLIQANSVRQQNGKIELYASESITFAAGSKTLAKGDQQGISDGGTIIAQAGKTSGTTSLNQGAAIDVSGGPQGGNAGYVDLSGAQVSMLGTISGRAAPGFRGGTLLIDPTNLTVDDNYFVTQLSPQVQSGMTNIIAQATNNLTVTANQDLLYTLGWVLQPGQRGTLTFQAGQNLTFQNASISNDAFSTGQGSPWDFVGIAGNNINMINSTLVAGAGGNISLTATAGSLSLIDPVTGALSSIRTKAGGNITLNAGLDLIASTGYMQDATVANQFLFKTFTFLDSYIQGILLDGPGTLSITAGRNFIGALANGVQTGPGFVVRNGQAVVTVGGDVGQTLPGTTAGFADMALSNGSISMTAAGNIYLRRVQDAGLVCGSANSCDTDPSNPGTFLGPQFLAGAEHSSVSFTAQNGNIVIDTTASDAVGTPVIPQLSPFRGVLPASFTAKALNGSIDIDSNLTFFPSPTGSLNFFAQNNIVGVSPQHLVNNPSYEWLFVGYGGPLGGQWEAINTTTIMQNPQLWPFLSNVPFSSTLPLSANQAPQGGPTAPMTGFPGAQILVNNNVQTIKFLQADPQQLEGNSNLASLSSLFGQSPSFATTPTGMVAPVSFQAVTGDITNLGFNLVSPSFLKQVTIEAGHDITQFQASISLPNLGTQTVPVVEQIPFVRDPTTGLLVIPANGATVNAQDVTVETVTVQVPVPNVAAIIKAGNDIVLGSPNNTALPGPVGIQFYGSGTGQIIAGHDLNLGISQGINMLRATADKGGLLDVAVGNNLLMAQSQIHTDDGAGVSIHGLVGPSYVLGYDNSALHPSSVPSSLQSPVNAPPPLGGTLNVGVSGGTSAADIGKDTTGIEVQQGGSVGVKATTAVVNADGTVTVSVARDPTAISIRTTGDIDVNQARVDTLNGGNIVMTSTQGNINAGSGGANNVTNVLLQVPVLDSAGNPVFDSSGNPVTKTTPIAVPGSGIFTFSPNDPNPLIFPVFNDPQINALKAEAEKLQFFGRDASALLAQINQLTIQKEQIFNETVKTPFINSLKLGDITLNAEQGRIIIPPAGIRGRIVTLNSPFLDFQGGTISGNVQVPPSAAISGNVSISGTVTGSSAAQSATVSSFSGSSAVASVSATSAAVSTSAKSSDSAKESVDESSSQQAAAKQVASKKNDEKDGKSQLAKSVRVKRGVVIQVDVKPEVKQGS; translated from the coding sequence ATGGCTGTCATCATACGTCATCACAAGATGGTTCTGAGTATCGGATGTGTTGTGACGTCCCTGACGATCGCGTCGCTGGGGTTGGCGAATCCAACGAATCCCACCGTGGCGGCAGGACAAGCCCAAATTTCCGGACTCGGCACGTCTGCCGTGACGATCCATCAGGCGACGCAGCAGGCCGTCATCAATTGGCAACAGTTCAATATTGCGCCCAATGAAGTCACCCGCTTTATACAGCCGAACGTCAGTGCAGTCGCATTGAATCGAATCTTCGATCAGAATCCCAGCCAGATTCTTGGGTCCTTGCAAGCAAACGGGAATGTGATTTTGTTGAATCCAAATGGTATCCTGTTTGGTCCGAATGCCCAGGTGAATGTGGGAGGGCTGATCGCGTCCTCGCTGAATCTGACCAATGCGAATTTTCTGAGCGGGAACTATCTGTTCCAGGGTACGGGTGCTGAAGGCTGGGTGAAAAATGCAGGATCGATTCAAGGGGCGACCGGTGTCTACCTGCTAGCGCCAAACGTCGAGAACAGTGGCATCATCACGAGCCCCGGAGGCAATATTGTTCTAGGTGCGGGAGCGACAGCGTATTTGTCGAATCGTCCCGATGGCCATGGGTTTTTGGCTGAGATTACGGCGCCGACAGGGCAAGCAGTCAATCTGAAGGATCTGATCGCTGACGGAGGAGATATTACCGTGGCCGGGCGTGTCGTCAATCAACAGGGGCTGATTCAGGCGAACAGCGTGCGCCAGCAAAACGGCAAGATCGAACTTTATGCCAGCGAGTCGATCACCTTCGCGGCAGGAAGCAAAACGCTCGCGAAAGGGGATCAGCAGGGGATCTCCGACGGCGGAACGATCATCGCTCAAGCTGGCAAAACGAGTGGAACCACCTCCTTGAACCAGGGCGCGGCCATTGACGTATCGGGAGGTCCTCAAGGGGGCAACGCAGGCTACGTAGACTTGAGCGGAGCGCAGGTCTCCATGCTTGGAACTATCTCAGGCCGCGCGGCGCCGGGTTTTCGCGGCGGTACGCTCCTGATCGATCCGACCAACCTGACCGTGGACGATAATTATTTTGTGACACAGCTGAGTCCCCAAGTCCAGTCAGGCATGACCAACATCATCGCTCAGGCGACCAACAATCTCACGGTCACCGCGAATCAAGATTTGCTCTACACCTTGGGGTGGGTGTTGCAGCCGGGGCAGCGAGGCACCCTGACGTTTCAGGCCGGACAAAATCTGACGTTCCAGAACGCCAGCATTTCGAACGACGCCTTCAGCACAGGCCAGGGAAGCCCGTGGGATTTTGTCGGGATTGCGGGCAATAACATCAACATGATCAATTCCACGCTGGTTGCGGGAGCTGGGGGGAACATCAGCTTGACCGCCACGGCTGGGAGTCTTAGCTTGATCGATCCTGTGACTGGGGCACTCTCCAGCATTCGGACAAAAGCCGGAGGCAACATCACGCTTAATGCCGGGCTGGACCTCATCGCCAGTACCGGATATATGCAGGATGCCACCGTCGCAAACCAATTCCTTTTCAAAACCTTCACGTTCCTCGACTCCTATATCCAAGGCATCTTGCTGGATGGACCGGGGACCCTCTCGATTACCGCGGGGCGTAACTTCATCGGAGCATTGGCCAACGGCGTGCAGACGGGACCTGGGTTCGTGGTGCGGAATGGACAAGCGGTCGTGACGGTCGGTGGTGATGTCGGACAAACCCTTCCGGGAACAACGGCGGGTTTTGCGGATATGGCGCTCTCAAATGGGTCCATCTCCATGACCGCCGCCGGCAACATCTATCTCAGGCGTGTTCAGGACGCCGGATTGGTGTGCGGGAGCGCGAACTCCTGCGACACAGACCCGAGCAACCCTGGAACTTTTTTGGGCCCCCAATTTTTGGCCGGAGCGGAACACAGCTCCGTGTCCTTCACGGCGCAGAACGGAAATATCGTGATAGACACCACTGCGTCCGATGCTGTTGGAACGCCTGTCATTCCCCAGCTGTCCCCTTTTCGGGGCGTTCTGCCCGCTTCGTTCACCGCGAAGGCGCTGAACGGGTCGATCGATATAGACTCCAATCTGACATTTTTCCCCTCGCCGACCGGCAGCCTGAATTTCTTTGCCCAAAACAATATCGTCGGAGTGTCACCACAGCACTTGGTGAACAACCCCAGCTATGAGTGGCTCTTTGTCGGCTACGGAGGGCCTCTAGGTGGCCAATGGGAAGCGATCAATACGACTACGATCATGCAAAATCCTCAACTGTGGCCGTTCCTTAGCAATGTTCCTTTCAGCAGTACATTGCCGCTGAGCGCCAATCAGGCGCCTCAAGGAGGCCCAACCGCACCCATGACCGGCTTTCCCGGGGCCCAGATTTTGGTCAACAATAATGTCCAGACGATCAAGTTCCTCCAAGCGGACCCCCAGCAGCTGGAGGGAAACTCGAACTTGGCGTCCCTCAGTTCTTTGTTCGGTCAGTCTCCCTCATTCGCGACCACGCCGACCGGCATGGTGGCCCCCGTGAGCTTTCAAGCGGTCACGGGGGACATCACGAACCTGGGCTTTAACCTAGTCAGCCCCTCGTTCCTCAAGCAAGTAACCATCGAGGCAGGACACGACATTACGCAATTCCAGGCCTCAATCTCGTTGCCTAATCTGGGAACGCAGACCGTACCGGTCGTGGAGCAGATCCCGTTCGTCCGTGATCCCACCACCGGCCTCTTAGTCATTCCAGCGAACGGTGCAACGGTCAATGCGCAAGACGTGACGGTGGAGACTGTGACGGTGCAGGTTCCCGTGCCCAATGTCGCGGCCATCATCAAGGCGGGCAACGATATCGTTTTGGGGTCGCCGAACAACACTGCGTTACCAGGGCCGGTAGGGATCCAGTTCTACGGTTCAGGAACGGGCCAGATCATCGCGGGGCACGACCTCAATTTGGGCATCAGTCAGGGAATCAACATGCTTCGGGCGACCGCGGACAAAGGCGGGTTGCTCGATGTTGCCGTGGGAAACAACCTGCTCATGGCGCAATCCCAAATTCACACCGACGATGGAGCTGGAGTTTCGATTCACGGGCTCGTCGGTCCCTCATACGTGCTTGGATACGACAACAGCGCCTTGCATCCGTCGTCCGTGCCGTCGTCGCTGCAAAGTCCGGTGAATGCACCGCCGCCGCTTGGCGGGACGCTGAATGTGGGGGTCAGTGGCGGGACGTCTGCAGCCGATATCGGGAAGGATACCACGGGAATTGAAGTTCAGCAGGGAGGGTCGGTTGGTGTCAAGGCCACGACGGCTGTGGTGAATGCTGATGGAACGGTGACGGTCTCAGTGGCGAGGGATCCCACGGCGATTAGCATTAGGACGACCGGTGACATCGACGTCAATCAGGCGCGGGTTGATACGCTCAACGGCGGCAATATTGTCATGACGAGTACCCAGGGCAACATCAATGCTGGGAGCGGAGGGGCGAATAACGTGACGAATGTCCTTCTCCAGGTTCCGGTCCTGGATAGCGCTGGCAATCCTGTTTTCGACTCATCAGGCAATCCGGTAACCAAAACAACACCGATCGCAGTACCCGGGAGTGGAATCTTCACGTTCTCGCCGAATGATCCGAATCCACTGATCTTTCCGGTGTTCAACGATCCTCAAATCAATGCTCTGAAGGCCGAGGCGGAAAAGCTTCAATTTTTTGGACGCGATGCCTCCGCGCTTCTCGCGCAAATCAACCAACTCACCATTCAGAAAGAACAGATATTCAATGAGACGGTCAAAACCCCCTTCATTAATTCATTAAAGCTGGGGGATATCACGTTGAATGCAGAACAGGGACGCATCATTATCCCTCCAGCAGGGATCCGGGGACGGATCGTGACGCTCAATTCGCCGTTTCTTGATTTTCAGGGCGGAACCATATCGGGCAATGTCCAAGTTCCCCCTTCAGCGGCTATCAGCGGAAACGTCAGTATCAGCGGAACTGTGACAGGCTCCTCTGCCGCACAGTCTGCGACTGTGTCGTCTTTCTCAGGCAGTAGCGCCGTCGCGTCGGTTTCGGCGACATCGGCTGCAGTCAGTACGTCGGCAAAATCCAGTGACTCTGCCAAGGAATCAGTCGATGAGAGTTCCTCGCAACAAGCCGCTGCTAAGCAGGTGGCGTCCAAGAAGAATGACGAGAAAGATGGCAAGAGCCAGTTGGCGAAGTCGGTT
- a CDS encoding POTRA domain-containing protein has protein sequence MSRFPRAAAWILLLGCLVFPLGQESRAGEARGAVKGDLMMAQLQDSPGSAQRDPMAGKSHSNGDPPTRDTDSAEKAESAPAGETQTTRFAVKAYVVDGNTILKQNVIDAILDKYKGSDMQLSNLEKARAELENAYHNAGYPTVLVNLPEQTVESGVVKLQVIEAPLVEISVTGNQYYKRYQILEKLPSVQYGAVLYEPTFAKELAALNANPDLKVAPVLKPGSEPGTVSLELKVKDRLPVHAKLEADNRGPITTPRDRMIAEVQYTNLLGGDEILTASTVQTPTDWGTVQSYSMSFVAPIIWPDHLFALYASHSQSNSTLAGGSISTGGGNVGVAGNATIAGTRYYFPIFSGGQNTHQLAIGMDFKHLDRTEATFPGGLGTITVVKPIQYTPMSLAYTGSIPDTFGVNRLTATVKGYIAGMIPGGTKQDFEGTPNDPNNPPVRVGSTGTFAVLQGGAERYQSLPQEFLLTLHVDGQWATQPLVPAEQYFAGGMDTVRGYINYETAGDNAVRGRAELLTPELLTIPLDRIWQRKRSSDYSFKLRLLAFYDIAKLWVEQPQPGQIDHFNLQGTGFGIRVSLPKDVGILKVDQGWALHDTPTTKRGDTFVHFSVGVAY, from the coding sequence ATGAGCAGATTTCCTCGGGCTGCAGCGTGGATTCTATTATTGGGGTGTCTGGTTTTTCCGCTTGGTCAAGAAAGTAGAGCGGGCGAAGCACGCGGGGCTGTGAAGGGTGATCTGATGATGGCACAACTCCAAGACTCACCGGGGAGCGCACAGCGGGACCCTATGGCGGGTAAGTCCCATTCGAACGGCGACCCTCCGACCCGTGATACCGACTCAGCAGAAAAGGCAGAGAGCGCACCAGCTGGTGAAACCCAGACGACTCGCTTCGCTGTCAAGGCTTATGTGGTCGACGGAAATACGATTTTAAAGCAGAACGTGATCGACGCAATCCTGGACAAATACAAGGGAAGCGACATGCAGCTCAGTAACCTTGAGAAAGCACGGGCGGAACTCGAGAACGCATATCATAATGCCGGTTATCCAACGGTTCTCGTCAATCTTCCAGAACAAACCGTCGAAAGCGGTGTCGTGAAGCTGCAGGTCATTGAAGCACCATTAGTGGAAATTTCCGTGACAGGCAATCAATATTACAAGCGCTATCAGATCCTCGAAAAATTACCGTCTGTGCAATATGGAGCCGTCCTCTATGAACCGACGTTTGCGAAGGAGCTTGCCGCACTGAATGCCAATCCAGACCTGAAAGTGGCTCCGGTGTTGAAGCCGGGAAGCGAACCGGGAACCGTGAGTCTGGAGTTGAAGGTCAAAGACCGTTTACCGGTCCATGCCAAGCTCGAAGCCGATAATCGAGGACCCATCACCACACCAAGAGACCGCATGATCGCAGAGGTTCAGTACACGAATCTCTTGGGAGGGGACGAAATACTCACCGCGAGTACCGTGCAAACTCCGACGGATTGGGGAACGGTTCAGAGCTATAGCATGAGCTTTGTTGCTCCGATCATCTGGCCCGATCATCTTTTCGCCCTGTATGCCTCCCATTCTCAGAGTAATTCGACGCTGGCTGGCGGGTCGATATCCACCGGAGGTGGGAATGTGGGTGTCGCCGGTAATGCCACGATCGCAGGCACCCGGTATTATTTTCCAATATTTTCCGGAGGGCAGAATACCCATCAATTGGCGATCGGGATGGATTTTAAGCACTTGGATAGAACAGAAGCAACTTTTCCTGGCGGCCTTGGGACGATCACGGTAGTGAAGCCTATTCAGTACACACCCATGTCGTTGGCGTATACAGGGTCGATTCCGGATACGTTTGGAGTCAACCGACTCACGGCGACCGTTAAAGGCTATATCGCCGGTATGATTCCTGGCGGAACCAAGCAAGACTTTGAAGGAACACCAAACGACCCCAATAATCCTCCAGTGCGCGTCGGTTCCACCGGCACGTTTGCGGTGCTTCAAGGCGGGGCGGAGCGGTATCAATCCTTGCCCCAAGAATTTTTACTGACGCTGCATGTCGACGGCCAATGGGCCACCCAGCCGTTGGTCCCGGCCGAGCAGTATTTTGCGGGCGGCATGGATACGGTTCGTGGATATATCAATTATGAAACGGCGGGGGATAATGCGGTGCGCGGGCGGGCCGAGCTGCTGACGCCGGAATTGCTGACGATTCCCCTCGATCGGATCTGGCAGCGCAAACGCAGTTCGGACTATTCATTCAAATTGCGCCTGCTCGCGTTTTACGATATTGCCAAGTTGTGGGTGGAACAACCTCAACCAGGCCAGATCGATCACTTCAACTTACAGGGGACCGGCTTTGGCATAAGAGTGTCATTGCCGAAGGACGTAGGGATACTCAAGGTTGACCAGGGATGGGCGTTGCACGATACGCCCACCACAAAACGAGGCGATACGTTTGTTCACTTCTCCGTGGGAGTCGCGTACTGA
- a CDS encoding cytochrome c, with product MACQRAIAVLWIALQWMGVASTFGADAEVLKQRVPPDQIEEAKTWKNPFEATPDNIEKGKTLFHGKAFCVTCHGRDGKGLTGIEGLRGKLPRNFTDGSWQVARTDGELFWILKNGSPGTAMASFIPLILTEEEAWHVLLYVRSFARE from the coding sequence TTGGCTTGTCAGAGAGCCATAGCGGTGCTGTGGATCGCGTTGCAGTGGATGGGAGTTGCCTCAACTTTCGGGGCCGATGCCGAGGTATTGAAACAACGCGTGCCACCAGACCAGATCGAAGAGGCTAAGACCTGGAAGAATCCCTTCGAAGCGACTCCGGACAATATTGAGAAAGGAAAGACTCTCTTTCACGGGAAAGCCTTCTGTGTGACCTGCCACGGAAGAGACGGCAAAGGGTTGACCGGTATCGAAGGTCTTCGAGGAAAGTTGCCCCGCAACTTTACCGACGGGAGTTGGCAGGTGGCACGGACCGATGGGGAACTCTTTTGGATCCTCAAAAACGGCAGCCCCGGAACGGCTATGGCCTCCTTCATTCCCCTCATCCTGACCGAAGAGGAAGCCTGGCACGTGTTACTGTACGTTCGATCGTTTGCCAGGGAGTAG
- a CDS encoding DUF1264 domain-containing protein codes for MIRKKLFAVVAITVFGCAGLAPQQALSGEPKSPAVGYDIHVQAPHLMPNGEVGGPFHHYCKGISDKILQCLLFESTDPKAPLVAIEYFVAKDLTSKLPSIHWHRFFHDHKVEIATGRVQVLEPADKAKEIAEAASKTDGVIYHLWQKGQEFPDGSISFPQSLGHEFPGHSQPSAHVTH; via the coding sequence GTGATAAGAAAAAAGCTATTCGCCGTTGTCGCGATAACCGTCTTTGGATGTGCCGGACTCGCCCCTCAACAGGCGCTAAGCGGCGAACCGAAATCGCCCGCCGTGGGATACGACATCCATGTGCAGGCACCACACCTCATGCCGAATGGAGAGGTGGGAGGGCCGTTCCATCATTACTGCAAGGGGATTTCAGACAAGATTCTCCAGTGCTTGCTGTTTGAGTCGACGGACCCGAAGGCACCATTGGTGGCAATTGAGTATTTCGTCGCGAAAGATCTGACGAGCAAACTTCCATCCATCCATTGGCATCGCTTCTTCCATGACCACAAAGTCGAAATCGCCACGGGCCGGGTTCAGGTCTTGGAGCCCGCCGATAAGGCGAAGGAGATTGCCGAAGCCGCATCGAAGACGGACGGAGTGATTTATCATCTCTGGCAGAAGGGCCAGGAATTTCCCGACGGTTCGATCAGTTTCCCTCAGTCACTGGGGCATGAATTCCCCGGACATTCCCAGCCATCAGCACACGTCACACATTAA
- a CDS encoding cytochrome c peroxidase: MKMKTRKLGASMSVCAVTMFVLLAGLPFSEVRGEQATAGKPTDAAKGEYKLKIPFGLEETAVVIPADNPLTKEKVELGRLLFFDKRLSKNNTIACASCHLPQFAFTDGNPVSTGVNGLKGGRSAPASLNRIFSKAQFWDGRAETLEDQSVGPFINPVEHGFKNHDEMIAKMKKIPGYRKLFQEVFGSDITINNVGKAIASFQRTILSGNSPGDRFDQGQDEKAISPAAQNGLILFREKARCTKCHSGFNFTDEKFHNLGIGWDDNRVDLGRYMVTGNAEEIGAFKTPTLREVARSAPYMHDGRFKTLEEVVNFYNKGGVKNPHQDNLIIPLELTDQEKHDLVEFLRTLNGEGWQHVKAPTSFPK; the protein is encoded by the coding sequence ATGAAGATGAAAACACGAAAGTTGGGAGCGTCGATGTCTGTGTGCGCGGTGACGATGTTCGTGCTGCTCGCGGGACTCCCTTTCAGTGAGGTGCGGGGAGAGCAAGCAACGGCTGGCAAGCCAACTGACGCGGCGAAAGGGGAATACAAACTCAAGATTCCGTTCGGCCTCGAAGAAACCGCGGTGGTGATTCCTGCCGACAATCCCCTGACGAAGGAGAAGGTGGAGCTCGGGCGCCTCCTGTTCTTTGACAAGCGACTGTCGAAAAACAACACGATCGCCTGTGCCAGTTGCCATCTGCCGCAATTTGCCTTTACGGACGGAAATCCCGTGTCGACGGGTGTCAATGGGCTCAAGGGAGGCCGCAGCGCCCCAGCGTCGCTGAATCGCATATTCAGCAAGGCTCAGTTCTGGGACGGCCGGGCCGAGACGCTGGAAGACCAGTCGGTGGGGCCGTTCATCAATCCTGTCGAGCATGGCTTCAAGAACCATGACGAAATGATCGCCAAGATGAAGAAGATCCCCGGCTATCGAAAACTGTTCCAGGAGGTGTTCGGATCAGACATCACCATCAACAATGTCGGAAAAGCCATCGCCAGTTTCCAGCGTACGATTCTCTCCGGCAACAGCCCGGGGGACCGGTTTGATCAAGGACAAGATGAGAAGGCGATTTCGCCGGCGGCGCAGAACGGCCTTATCTTGTTCCGTGAGAAAGCCCGCTGCACAAAGTGCCATTCCGGGTTCAACTTCACCGACGAGAAATTTCATAACCTCGGCATCGGCTGGGACGACAACAGGGTGGACCTCGGTCGGTATATGGTGACCGGGAATGCTGAAGAGATCGGTGCATTCAAGACTCCGACCCTCCGGGAGGTCGCACGCAGTGCACCCTATATGCATGACGGACGGTTCAAGACCCTCGAAGAAGTCGTGAATTTCTATAACAAGGGAGGGGTCAAGAATCCTCACCAGGACAATCTCATCATCCCGCTGGAGCTGACGGACCAGGAGAAGCACGACCTGGTGGAGTTCCTCCGCACGCTCAATGGGGAAGGGTGGCAGCACGTCAAGGCGCCGACCTCTTTCCCGAAATAA
- a CDS encoding hydrogen peroxide-inducible genes activator, translating to MTLTELRYIIAVAQERHFGRASSRCFITQPALSLAIQKLEDELGTTIFERRKNDVALTPAGAKIVEQAQRVIEEADRIKLIAAEGKDQLVGPLRLGVIATVGPYLLPDLVPLLHKRAPAMPLEIEENLTANLTAMLKNGKLDAIILALPFDEPGIVSQPLYEEEFKLVVPVTHPWAHRKLIDSRALAGEKVILPHAGHCFRLQVLEACPELSRSDMDVMQGNSLETIRHMVASGLGITVLPSSALTPKYHNKRLAVLPFAKPVPGRQIGLSWRKGFARPDALKAIADCIRTLKIPGLKMLRPLAES from the coding sequence ATGACTCTGACCGAACTCCGCTACATCATAGCCGTGGCGCAGGAACGGCACTTCGGCCGCGCCTCCTCTCGTTGCTTCATTACGCAGCCGGCACTCAGTCTGGCCATTCAGAAGCTGGAGGACGAACTGGGAACGACGATTTTCGAACGTCGCAAAAACGACGTGGCGCTCACGCCGGCTGGAGCAAAGATCGTCGAACAGGCGCAGCGAGTGATAGAGGAAGCAGACCGCATCAAATTGATTGCGGCAGAGGGAAAGGATCAGCTCGTCGGCCCGCTGCGCTTAGGAGTCATCGCCACCGTCGGGCCCTATCTTCTGCCTGACTTAGTTCCTCTGTTGCATAAGCGGGCACCGGCCATGCCCTTGGAGATCGAAGAAAACCTGACGGCGAACCTCACCGCCATGCTGAAGAACGGAAAGCTGGATGCAATCATACTGGCTCTTCCATTCGATGAGCCTGGTATCGTCTCCCAACCGCTCTATGAGGAAGAATTTAAGCTCGTCGTCCCCGTCACCCATCCTTGGGCCCACCGGAAACTCATCGACTCTCGCGCCCTGGCTGGCGAGAAGGTGATTCTGCCACATGCAGGACACTGCTTCCGGCTTCAAGTGTTAGAAGCCTGTCCCGAACTCAGCCGATCGGATATGGACGTGATGCAAGGAAACTCGCTCGAAACGATTCGCCACATGGTGGCCTCGGGGCTCGGCATCACCGTGTTGCCTTCCAGTGCACTGACGCCCAAGTATCATAATAAGAGGCTCGCCGTCCTGCCCTTTGCGAAACCGGTCCCAGGAAGGCAGATCGGGTTGTCCTGGAGAAAAGGATTCGCTCGTCCTGATGCCTTGAAGGCGATCGCGGACTGCATCCGCACGTTGAAGATCCCCGGGCTGAAGATGCTACGACCCCTGGCTGAGAGCTGA